One Thermus sp. CCB_US3_UF1 DNA window includes the following coding sequences:
- a CDS encoding AMP-binding protein: MARRRSLSTVQAALRILAYLAEHPEGVEVKEVARLLGKSLSTAYALLNSLAEEGFAVKTERGYRLGQAGLAPIPGSSSGRSPYLVEALEELYLRTRERCYLALLTPEGVRLKTRGRQGQPHPLGETLPEETHALALGKVLLAYGALPLPPLRPRTPYTLTDPVALEEELSRVRESGLAAEMEEYAPGLSALAAPLLGPGGEVLGALGVVVPSRRFPFAFSRLARALSEVAQVSPHLSPPAPPPLPPPAEASPRVEVVEPPPALKAKANLRDYAEAYRASLEDPEAFFGGFAREFAWEAPWKEVYQGESRRWFAGGRTNAALNALDRHLPERAQQVALLTLDGEGHLEKWTYRELWELSARLAGVLRGLGVGPGDRVALYLPTGLEAALSLLALARLGAVHVALPVGLGPEALRERLVQSQARLLIAADGYYRRGQLFPLKPVVEAALSGLDLPVLWHARGTTEFLERASEGKPVEAVPVEAHHPLFVLYTSGSTGKPKGVVHGHGGYMVGVAWALRYLLDLKPGEVLHTTADLFWVVGHSFGLYAPLFLGGTSLLVEDRPDHPSPSAFYGRLARLGVDILLTSPTVLRTLRRHGEARPTSLRLVGSVGEALAPEVWRWTREHLAWPLDNWWQTELGAPALATPLALPAKPGFVGVPLPGVEARVVDGEGRVLPPGSKGHLVLLRAGPAQMVDLLGGESPWQGGLYWTGDLATWDEEGYFRILGRSEEVIKVGEARLGTAEVEAAALSHPQVAEAAAIGVPGEEGEEIVVFAVPRSKELPEELKPLLAEKLKAHLLRHLGPVPPPRIVFVESLPRTRSGKILRRLLKAELLGMDPGDTSGLEEAYGGGKAS; the protein is encoded by the coding sequence ATGGCCCGAAGGCGCAGCCTCTCCACGGTGCAGGCAGCCTTGCGCATCCTGGCCTACCTGGCCGAGCACCCCGAAGGGGTGGAGGTGAAGGAGGTGGCCCGCCTCCTGGGGAAAAGCCTCTCCACCGCCTACGCCCTTTTGAACAGCCTGGCGGAGGAGGGGTTTGCCGTGAAGACCGAGCGGGGCTACCGGCTTGGGCAGGCCGGGCTGGCCCCCATCCCGGGGAGTTCCTCCGGGCGTAGCCCCTACCTGGTGGAGGCCCTGGAGGAGCTCTACCTGCGCACCCGGGAGCGGTGCTACCTGGCCCTCCTCACCCCCGAGGGGGTGCGGCTGAAAACCCGGGGCCGCCAGGGCCAGCCCCATCCCCTGGGGGAAACCCTGCCCGAGGAAACCCATGCCTTGGCCCTGGGCAAGGTGCTCCTGGCCTACGGGGCCCTGCCCCTCCCCCCCTTGCGCCCCCGCACCCCCTACACCCTCACCGACCCCGTGGCCCTGGAGGAGGAGCTTTCCCGGGTGCGGGAATCGGGCCTGGCGGCGGAGATGGAGGAGTATGCCCCTGGGCTTTCCGCCCTGGCCGCCCCCCTTTTGGGGCCAGGGGGGGAGGTTTTAGGGGCCTTGGGGGTGGTGGTGCCCTCCCGCCGCTTCCCCTTCGCCTTCAGCCGCCTGGCCCGGGCCCTTTCCGAGGTGGCCCAGGTCTCCCCCCACCTCTCCCCTCCTGCCCCCCCTCCCCTGCCCCCGCCGGCGGAGGCCAGCCCCCGGGTGGAGGTGGTGGAGCCCCCTCCCGCCCTGAAGGCCAAGGCCAACCTGCGGGATTACGCCGAGGCCTACCGGGCCAGCCTCGAGGACCCCGAGGCCTTCTTCGGCGGCTTCGCCCGGGAGTTTGCCTGGGAGGCCCCGTGGAAGGAGGTTTACCAGGGGGAAAGCCGGCGCTGGTTCGCGGGCGGGCGCACCAACGCCGCCCTCAACGCCCTAGACCGCCACCTGCCCGAGCGGGCGCAGCAGGTGGCCCTCCTCACCCTGGACGGGGAAGGGCACCTGGAAAAGTGGACCTACCGGGAGCTTTGGGAACTCTCGGCCCGGCTGGCCGGGGTCCTGCGGGGCCTGGGGGTGGGCCCGGGGGACCGGGTGGCCCTCTACCTGCCCACGGGCCTCGAGGCGGCCTTAAGCCTCCTGGCCCTGGCCCGCCTGGGGGCGGTCCACGTGGCCCTGCCCGTGGGCCTGGGCCCTGAGGCCCTGCGGGAGCGCCTGGTCCAAAGCCAGGCCCGGCTCCTCATCGCCGCGGATGGCTACTACCGCCGGGGGCAGCTCTTCCCCTTGAAGCCCGTGGTGGAGGCGGCCCTTTCCGGGCTGGACCTTCCCGTGCTCTGGCACGCCCGGGGCACCACGGAGTTTCTGGAAAGGGCCTCGGAAGGAAAGCCGGTGGAGGCGGTGCCGGTGGAGGCCCACCACCCCCTTTTCGTCCTCTACACCTCGGGCTCCACGGGGAAGCCCAAGGGGGTGGTCCATGGCCACGGGGGGTACATGGTGGGGGTGGCCTGGGCCCTCCGCTACCTCTTGGACCTCAAGCCGGGGGAGGTCCTCCACACCACCGCCGACCTCTTCTGGGTGGTGGGCCACTCCTTTGGCCTCTACGCCCCCCTCTTCCTGGGAGGGACGAGCCTTCTGGTGGAGGACCGGCCCGACCACCCCAGCCCCTCGGCCTTCTACGGGCGCCTCGCCCGCCTAGGGGTGGACATCCTCCTCACCTCCCCCACGGTCCTCCGCACCCTGAGGCGGCACGGGGAGGCCAGGCCCACCTCCTTGAGGCTGGTGGGGAGCGTGGGGGAGGCCCTGGCCCCCGAGGTCTGGCGCTGGACCCGGGAGCACCTGGCCTGGCCCCTGGACAACTGGTGGCAGACGGAACTGGGGGCCCCGGCCCTGGCCACCCCCCTGGCCCTTCCCGCCAAACCCGGCTTCGTGGGGGTGCCCCTGCCCGGGGTGGAGGCCCGGGTGGTGGACGGGGAAGGCCGGGTCCTCCCCCCGGGGAGCAAGGGCCACCTGGTCCTTCTCCGGGCCGGGCCAGCCCAGATGGTGGACCTCCTGGGCGGGGAGAGCCCCTGGCAGGGAGGGCTCTACTGGACCGGGGACCTGGCCACCTGGGACGAGGAGGGGTACTTCCGCATCCTGGGCCGCTCGGAGGAAGTCATCAAGGTGGGGGAGGCCCGGCTGGGCACCGCCGAGGTGGAGGCCGCCGCCCTCAGCCACCCCCAGGTGGCCGAGGCCGCGGCCATCGGGGTGCCGGGGGAGGAGGGGGAGGAGATCGTGGTCTTCGCTGTGCCCCGCAGCAAGGAACTCCCCGAGGAGCTCAAACCCCTCCTGGCGGAAAAGCTCAAGGCCCACCTCCTCCGCCACCTGGGGCCGGTCCCCCCACCCCGCATCGTCTTCGTGGAAAGCCTGCCCCGCACCCGTAGCGGCAAGATCCTCAGGCGCCTTCTAAAGGCGGAACTCTTGGGCATGGACCCCGGGGATACCTCGGGGTTGGAGGAAGCGTATGGCGGTGGAAAAGCTTCTTAA
- the acs gene encoding acetate--CoA ligase, whose translation MDRIEGVLKEERVFYPSEAFRRQAHIASEEEYRRLYEESLQDPEGFWGRVASELHWFTPWQKVLEGDLPHPKWFVGGTTNLSYNALDRHVQGWRKNKAALIWEGEPGEERVLTYHDLWREVQKFANVLKRLGVKKGDRVTIYLPMIPEAAIAMLACTRIGAVHSVVFGGFSSGALADRIKDAEAKVLITADGGYRRGQIVPLKQNADEALRETSSVEHVVVVRRTGEEVPWTPGRDHWWHELMEAASDRSDPEPMEAEDPLFILYTSGSTGKPKGVLHTTGGYMTYVYYTTKMVFDLKDEDVYWCTADVGWITGHSYVVYGPLLNGATTVMYEGAPNWPEPDRFWQIVDKYGVTILYTAPTAIRAFMKWGEGWPLKHRLETLRLLGSVGEPINPEAWLWYYNVIGKGRCPIVDTWWQTETGGIMITTLPGVHPMKPGHAGKPFFGVKPEILDSEHKPVENPDEGGHLCITRPWPSMLRTVWGDPERFLQQYFSQHPGVYFTGDGARRDPQGYHMILGRVDDVLNVAGHRLGTMEIESALVSHPAVAEAAVVGRPDPLKGEAIVAFVTLKEGHGPTEALRDELKAHVAKVIGPIARPDEVRFTDALPKTRSGKIMRRLLRQIAAGEKEIKGDTSTLEDRSVVERLKEGA comes from the coding sequence ATGGACCGGATTGAAGGGGTTTTGAAGGAGGAGCGGGTGTTCTACCCCAGCGAGGCCTTCCGCCGGCAGGCCCACATCGCCAGCGAGGAGGAGTACCGGCGCCTCTACGAGGAAAGCCTCCAGGACCCTGAAGGCTTCTGGGGTAGGGTGGCCTCGGAGCTTCACTGGTTTACCCCCTGGCAGAAGGTGCTGGAGGGGGACCTGCCCCACCCCAAGTGGTTCGTGGGGGGGACCACCAACCTCTCCTACAACGCCCTGGACCGCCACGTGCAGGGCTGGCGCAAGAACAAGGCCGCCCTGATTTGGGAAGGGGAGCCGGGGGAGGAGCGGGTCCTCACCTACCACGACCTCTGGCGGGAGGTGCAGAAGTTCGCCAACGTCCTGAAGCGCCTGGGGGTGAAGAAGGGGGATAGGGTCACCATCTACCTCCCCATGATCCCCGAGGCGGCCATCGCCATGCTGGCCTGCACCCGCATCGGGGCGGTGCACTCCGTGGTCTTCGGCGGTTTCTCCAGCGGGGCCCTGGCCGACCGCATCAAGGACGCCGAGGCCAAGGTCCTCATCACCGCCGACGGCGGGTACCGCCGGGGGCAGATCGTGCCCCTGAAGCAGAACGCGGACGAGGCCCTGCGGGAGACCAGCAGCGTGGAGCACGTGGTGGTGGTGCGCCGCACCGGGGAGGAGGTGCCCTGGACCCCGGGGCGGGACCACTGGTGGCACGAGCTCATGGAGGCAGCCTCCGACCGCTCGGACCCCGAGCCCATGGAGGCCGAGGACCCCCTTTTCATCCTCTACACCTCGGGGTCCACGGGCAAACCCAAGGGGGTGCTCCACACCACGGGCGGGTACATGACCTACGTCTACTACACCACCAAGATGGTCTTTGACCTCAAGGACGAGGACGTCTACTGGTGCACCGCCGACGTGGGCTGGATCACCGGCCACTCCTATGTGGTCTACGGGCCCCTCCTCAACGGGGCCACCACGGTGATGTACGAGGGGGCCCCCAACTGGCCCGAGCCCGACCGCTTCTGGCAGATCGTGGACAAGTACGGGGTGACCATCCTCTACACCGCCCCCACGGCCATCCGGGCCTTCATGAAGTGGGGGGAGGGCTGGCCCCTCAAGCACCGCCTGGAAACCTTAAGGCTTTTGGGCAGCGTGGGCGAGCCCATCAACCCCGAGGCCTGGCTCTGGTACTACAACGTGATCGGCAAGGGCCGCTGCCCCATCGTGGACACCTGGTGGCAGACGGAAACCGGGGGGATCATGATCACCACCCTGCCCGGGGTCCACCCCATGAAGCCAGGGCATGCGGGCAAGCCCTTCTTCGGCGTGAAGCCGGAGATTCTGGATAGCGAGCACAAGCCGGTGGAAAACCCCGACGAGGGGGGGCACCTCTGCATCACCCGGCCCTGGCCCAGCATGCTCCGCACCGTCTGGGGGGATCCTGAACGCTTCTTGCAGCAGTACTTCAGCCAGCACCCCGGGGTGTACTTCACCGGGGATGGGGCCCGCCGGGACCCCCAGGGGTACCACATGATCCTGGGCCGGGTGGACGATGTCCTGAACGTGGCGGGGCACCGGCTGGGCACCATGGAGATCGAGTCGGCCCTGGTTTCCCACCCCGCGGTGGCCGAGGCCGCGGTGGTGGGCCGCCCCGACCCCTTGAAGGGGGAGGCCATCGTGGCCTTCGTGACCCTCAAGGAGGGGCACGGCCCCACCGAGGCCCTCCGAGACGAGCTCAAGGCCCACGTGGCCAAGGTCATCGGGCCCATCGCCCGCCCCGACGAGGTGCGCTTCACGGACGCCCTGCCCAAGACCCGTTCGGGGAAGATCATGCGCCGCCTCCTGCGGCAGATCGCCGCCGGGGAGAAGGAGATCAAGGGGGATACCTCTACCCTGGAAGACCGCTCCGTGGTGGAGCGCCTGAAGGAAGGAGCCTAA
- a CDS encoding nuclear transport factor 2 family protein, with protein sequence MEGEAELWAFLEGHLKSIYEGDPEGYRATTHEDLSLYEWFVTPHRLDGLPFHLFMTERRWATGGRPYRIDLLEKRLQRYGDVAIFSYTLLLTVEGEEGLRHRAVNESRVAVRFPEGWKVVHVHKSPAQ encoded by the coding sequence GTGGAGGGCGAGGCGGAACTCTGGGCCTTTTTGGAGGGGCACCTCAAGAGCATCTACGAGGGGGATCCCGAAGGCTACCGGGCCACCACCCACGAGGACCTTTCCCTCTACGAGTGGTTCGTCACCCCCCACCGCCTGGACGGCCTCCCCTTCCACCTCTTCATGACGGAAAGGCGCTGGGCCACGGGAGGAAGGCCTTACCGGATAGACCTCCTGGAAAAGCGCCTCCAGCGCTACGGGGACGTGGCCATCTTCAGCTACACCCTCCTTCTCACCGTGGAAGGGGAGGAGGGGCTACGGCACCGGGCGGTGAACGAAAGCCGGGTGGCGGTGCGCTTCCCCGAAGGCTGGAAGGTGGTGCACGTGCACAAAAGCCCGGCCCAGTGA